GATCTACCTGAGGCGCTTTTTCCTGTACCTGCTGGATAACGCCTATACCGGTGCCGGCAGCTTTCAAGCCGCGGCCGAGATCGAGTCGCTGAACTATATGGAGGGGATAGCCTTTGTTTACGGCTTCACCTTGCTGTGCATAGTACTGACCACGCGCAGCCTCCAGGATGCCCTGCGGCTGCAGGCGGCAATAGATCCGTTAACCGGACTGTTCAACCGTCGCGCGTTTGAAGAGTCGGCGATCAGAATGTTGGTGGCAGGCCAGCGCAACGGGCGGCCTGTATCTTTGTTGCTGATGGATCTGGATCACTTCAAAGCGATCAACGACGATCACGGTCACAAGGCCGGTGACGGCGTATTGGTTAAATTCGCCCAGCATCTGGTAGACCATACCCGGGTGCCGGACCTGATCTGCCGGTTTGGCGGGGAGGAGTTCGTTGTGCTGCTTCCCGATACCAGCCAGGAGCAGGCGAGGACACTGGCCGAGCGCATTCGCTCCGAGTGGGAAAAGGTGGCTATCCAGAGCAGCCGCGGTGATTTCCGAGCGACTGTCTCCATCGGTCTGGCTGAAGCCACCCTGGATGAGCGGGAAAATCTCTACGACCTTGCTGACCGCGCTGATCAGGCGCTGTATGCGGCCAAGCAGCAGGGCCGCAACCGCATCCTCAGCTGGGAGCGCGGCTTGCGTCTGGCAGCGGTAGAGCCGGTGCTCTGATTTTAGCGTAACTGCTCGGGTTGGTTATGGGCTCGCCGTTCGGCAATCCATTGCTCTCTGCTCATCGCTGCCTGTTCGCCGGGCATCGCCGCCAATAGCTCGAAGTAGTCCTGCCGGAGCGGGTCGAGCATGACCTGGGAGCGCGGCTTTATTCTCACTGCGTATACGGTCTGCACGTTCTGGTGATCAAAGGCGCGCCAGCTCTGTGCGTCTTTGAGCAATTGGTATTCATGCCCCTCCAGCGCAATGATCAGCCTTTCGGTATCCAGACTCCCGGTCCGCGCGACCGCGTCGGCCCATTGGTAGACGATGCTGTACGCCGAGGCGGCTGAGGTAGAGGGATAGGTCTGGTAAAGCTCGACAAACCGCTCCACGAAAGCCTGCCCGCGCGCATGGTTGTATACGTAGGGCACATTCCAGGTCCAGGCGGATGCGCCCAGCACACCTTCCATCAATGCCGGACCAGCCTGCTCGACCATACTCAAGGTGAGGTTAGGGACAACGATCTGGGTAGTTTTGGTCAGACCCATTTGGTGGGCCATGCGCATACCCTTAACCATCTGATCACCGAACAGCACCAATACCAGCACCTCCGGCTTGGCGTCGAGCGCCGCCTGCATGGCCACACGCAGATCTTTCTGCATGGATCCGGGGAAAGGGATCAATGTGCGGCCATGCTCGCTGACGTCATCAGTACCAGTAAAGTGGCGCATCGATTGCTCGGTCGTGTGGCCCCAGGTGTAGTCTGCCGTGACGTAGAAATAGCGGGTATCTGGCATCTGTTCATTCAACTGCTGCCCCAGCACCCGCGACGCCATCCAGGCGTTATAGCTCTCGCGAAACATGTAGCGATGAGCGTCTTTGCCGGTGGTGTCGTTGGAATAGGTAAGGGTACCGAAATACAGCAGTCCGAGGTCGCGTGCGCGCTTCCCGGCCGCCACCGCTACGGCGCTGGAGGCGCCACCAAACAGCATCTGGGCGCCTTCGGCAGCCAGTTCATTAACGTTGCTTACCGCTTGAGCGGGTTTGGATGCGGTGTCGCGCTCAAGTATCGCCAAGGGGCGCCGCAGCACGCCGCCAGCCTGATTGATCTCATCCACCGCCATCAGCGCGCCGCGCACCTGCATCAGACCTTCTTGCTCATATTCACCCGAGCGCGGCGCGTTGAGTCCCAGCAGAATCGGGTCTGCGGCGCCCACCGGCTGGATGTTCAACAGACCGCAAAACAGCATGCCGAACAGACAATATTTCCTTGTGATGTTCACTTGGCCAGTCCTTATTTATTGTTATCGGGTTTTTTGGAATGGCCAAACGTATACATCAAGACGGGGGTGGGAGGGGATTAGCTATTGGTCGATAGTTGCCAATGGTCAGCATGCACTTCACTGCAGGTCAGCCCTCAGCGCGGTGGCGGTTCCGGCAGCAGTTGCGCGAGCTCCTCGGCATTGCGTGGCTGTACCATCCTGCCGATTACTTCGCCATCCTGATCGAGCAGCGTCAGGTCGCCGTCCCGTGTCCCATGCTGACGGGCGAACGCTCGTCCGACCGGCTGACCCTGATGAGCAATCCTGAACAGGATTGTGTCCCGGTATTGCGGCTCCACCTGGCGCATTATCTCCAACACCTCGGCACCATTGAGCAGATTAACGTCACGGGTCAGGACCAGCACCGGGCGCTCGCCGCCGACTACCGACAAATCCGTGGAGATACCCGAACGCGGCAATTGCTGCCACACCACCAATGCCATGCCGGCAATCAACAAAACCAGAAAACCGACCTTTATCCAACCGGGAATAACTCGTTTGGGTTGCTCTACAGGATCACTCATACGCATTCGCTCTCAACGACAAATACATAGTGTCTCACGGCCCCCGGTATTCGGGGTGCCGGAGAAATGTCTTTGAACATAATGAGAGGTGAATGCTATGAAATTGCGATTCCGTTTGTTGCTGTTAATGCTGACGAGCCTGTTCAGATCCAAACAGCCCATGTCCCATGTCAGCAGGCTGAAATTAAGGGTGTGGCCGGTGGACGTGGATATAAAAAAGGTCAATATCGAGCGATTTTTCGCGTTTGGCGATCTTGGCTGGGTATCGATGCTGATGGACTGGGGCATCTTCCGGCAGATTCTCACCAGCCGTTATGCACCATTCGGCAAATGTCTGTCTTTAAGTGTGAAAGGGCCTTTGTGGCTATTTCAACGTTTCGAGATTCAGACGACGATCATCTGGTGCGATCACTATTGGGTCTACGCGGAACAGCAGTTTTTGTCCAAGGGCCAAATAGTCGCTATTTCGGTCATCAAGGGCGGCGTACTGCAGGAGGGGCGTCTACTCAAGGTCAACCAGTGGATGCCTCAAGCCGAATTGGTATCAGTGCTGGGCAAGCCGGAGTTGGTAGATCTCTATCAACGCACTGAAAAGGCCATGTGGCGAGCTACGCGCGGCTAACAGCGCCAAACGGCACCGGGCCCGCCAACTGGCGGCCTCCGGTGCCGACTATGGCATTGCTATATGGCATAGTGGCGATCTTCTTTCTGTAAAGAGGCTGGGAATACCATGATTGTTGTCCACCACCTGAATAATTCACGCTCACAGCGCATCCTTTGGCTGCTTGAAGAGCTGGGTCTGGAATATGAAGTACGGCGCTATGAGCGTGACCCAGAGACTATGCTGGCACCGCCGGAACTCAAGGCGGTGCATCCGTTGGGAAAGTCACCCGTTATTACTGATGGTGATCTGACCGTCGCAGAGTCTGGCGCGATTATCGAGTACCTGGTCGAGACTTACGGCCAAGGGCATCTTGCACCCGCACGCGGCACACCCGAACGTCTGCGCTACACCTACTGGCTGCATTATGCCGAGGGCTCCGCGATGCTGCCGCTTCTACTCAAGCTGGTGTTCAACCGGGTTGAAACGGCGCCCATGCCGTTTTTTGCCAAACCCTTTGCCAGGGGCATCGCTCGGCAGGTCAAAGGCAAATTTGTTGAACCGCAGATCATTCAACATCTGAATTACATGAACAATGAGCTGGCTGCCACTGGCTGGTTTGCCGGGGCTGAATTCAGCGCTGCCGATGTGCAGATGAGTTTTCCGCTGGAGGCCGCTGCTGCGCGCGGTGGACTGGATAGACAATGGCCACATTTGATCGGCTTTCTTGAGCGCGTGCATGATCGGCCTGCCTACAAGAGAGCACTGGAGCGCGGTGGCGAGTACGGGATTATTGGCTGAAAAGCATCCGCGGGGTTGGTGGCTTATCTGCCTGACTCGTGCGGCATGTCTTGCCCGCAGAAAAAACACGCGAGCCTATTGTCTTTGTTCACTCTGTTGCATAGAGTACTTTGCTTATAAGTAATTGCATTTAATAATAACAAGAGAAGACCAATGCCCCCTTCCGCAGAAGAAGCTGCTCAGGCTTTGCGCGACATAGCGGCTATCAATGCCCGCGCTGCAGGCTTTCAGGATTATCAGGCAGAATCCAATCAGTTGATTCTGTGGGGCGGGCTGCATGTTGTCGGTTTTATTCTCACTGCTCTTTTCCCGCATCTTCTACTGTATATCTGGATTCCGCTGATTGTGCTTGGCCTCGCTGGAGGGGCCGTGTTGGCAGCGTATGCTGCGCCTTTATTGCCCGGCATCGTCTGGCGCTACCTGGTGGTGATCGGCACCATTCTGCTGTTCCATATTCTGATCAATATCATCATGTGGCCGGTGGCGGCGCAGCAAGGGACGCTGGTCGGGCCATTGCTGGTCTGCACACTCTATGTTTTCCGTGGCGTTCACCTGCGGCCGCGGTATTTCCTGATTGGGGTACTGGTCGCCACTCTCTGCCTGATCGGCTATGCCTTTTTCGTCGCCTACTTCTGGTGGTGGATGGCCTTCGCCTATGGCGGAAGTTTCGTGCTCTTTGGCCTCTGGCTGAGACCGCGTTGACATGCAAACTCCCAATGAAATCATCCACCAACCAGTGCGTCTGAAGATCATGGCGGCGCTGAATACCCTGGCGCCGAATCAGTGGCTGGAGTTCGTTGCATTGCGCGCCATTTTGGATACCACCGACGGCAACCTGGGAGCACACCTGGCCACGCTGGAAGCCGCTCATTACGTCACTATCAAAAAGGATTTCGCTGGCAAAAAGCCGCGCACACGCGTGTGCCTGAGTACGCTTGGGCGCAAGGCTTTCTCCGGTTATGTGGCTGCCCTGCATGCCATTCTGGCGATCGATTCGCTGGATGGCAGCGAAGAGGCCATCACTCACACTCCCAACAACAACCAATAATCGGGGTTTTTATGGATATGCGAACGTTAGGCTTTCAATCATCACGCTGGCAATCGCGGTTGCGCATGCTGATGTTGCTGCTGTTGATCGGGGTAACAGGACTGAGCACCAGTGTAGTTCTGGCCCAGGCGGATGAGCAGCCAGCCACTGCTGCAGACAGCGTGACCGGGGAAGCTGCGGCAGACAGGGCGGTGGCGACTTCACCGGCAGCCGAGCGCTTCGGTGTGCGCGAGATGTTCACGCAGGCGGACGTAGTGGTCAAAGCGGTGATGATCTTCCTGGTCCTGTGTTCGCTTTTAACCTGGGCGGTGCTATTTGAAAAGCTGGTGGTATTTGCCAAAGCGCGGCGTGCCAATCAGCGTTTTCTGGCGGGGTTTCGCAACAACGATCTGACGCTACTGCATGAGCAGGCTGAGCACAGCGCGATGGGCCGGATGTGGCAGGTGGCGCAGGCTGAAGTGACGCACTTCGGACGTAACCGTAGCGCCGATGCAGATCAGATAAATCGACTTCTACAACGCATGTCGCTGACTGCCAGTATTGTGCAGGAGCGAGACCTGGCACGCCTGGGCAGCATGATGGGTGTGCTGGCAACTATTGGTGCAACCGCACCTTTTATCGGTCTGTTCGGTACCGTGTGGGGCATTCTCAACAGCTTTGCCAGCATCGCCACGATGAAGTCGGCCAGTCTGGCCATCGTCGCACCGGGCATCGCTGAAGCGTTGTTGGCAACCGCGTTGGGCTTGTTTGCCGCCATCCCGGCGGTGATGATTTTCAACAAGTTCGCGCGGGACATTAACGGCTTCGTCGGTGGGCTGGACAACTTTTCGGCGGAGATGATTGCCGACGTGTCGCGCAAGCTTGATGAGGTGAAATAGCCATGGGCATCCAGTTCAATTCAGGCCCCATGGTCAAGCGACATAACTATCAGCAGAACGCGGAAATGAACATCACTCCGTTCGTCGACGTGATGCTGGTGTTGTTGATCATCTTCATGGTGGCAGCGCCACTGGCAACAGTAGATGTGCCGGTGGATCTACCTAGTAATGCGGCAACGCCAAGCCCTCCGCCAACGGATCCAGTGTATGTAAGCGTGCAGGCCGACGGCTTGCTGTTTGTTCAGGAGCAGGAAATAGCCCTCAACCAATTGCAAGCACAGATACTGGGTATCACCTCGGGTGACCTTGAAACCCGATTATTCCTGCGCGGTGACCAGGCGGTGGACTACGGCACCTTGATGCGGGTCATGAACACGTTGCAGAAGGCCGGTTACACGCGCATTAGCCTGGTTGCCTCGGAAGAGTTGGAGCCCTGATGAGCGCCCCGACAACAGGCCTCAAGTGGTCTGCGAGGCTGCTGGTTATCCTGCTTTCGGTTGTATTTCACGCTGCGCTGCTTGCTTGGCTGTTGAGTGGTCGCCTGGCTCAACCGATGCCTGAAGAAGCCGTCGTGGTTGCGGTGGATATGGTCAGTATTCCCCCACCGCCCGAGCCAGAACCAGAGCCGGAGCCCGAACCTGAGCCTGAACCAGAACCGGAACCTGAGCCCGAGCTC
This genomic stretch from Halopseudomonas pelagia harbors:
- a CDS encoding MotA/TolQ/ExbB proton channel family protein, which produces MDMRTLGFQSSRWQSRLRMLMLLLLIGVTGLSTSVVLAQADEQPATAADSVTGEAAADRAVATSPAAERFGVREMFTQADVVVKAVMIFLVLCSLLTWAVLFEKLVVFAKARRANQRFLAGFRNNDLTLLHEQAEHSAMGRMWQVAQAEVTHFGRNRSADADQINRLLQRMSLTASIVQERDLARLGSMMGVLATIGATAPFIGLFGTVWGILNSFASIATMKSASLAIVAPGIAEALLATALGLFAAIPAVMIFNKFARDINGFVGGLDNFSAEMIADVSRKLDEVK
- a CDS encoding winged helix-turn-helix domain-containing protein, which encodes MQTPNEIIHQPVRLKIMAALNTLAPNQWLEFVALRAILDTTDGNLGAHLATLEAAHYVTIKKDFAGKKPRTRVCLSTLGRKAFSGYVAALHAILAIDSLDGSEEAITHTPNNNQ
- a CDS encoding ABC transporter substrate-binding protein, whose amino-acid sequence is MLFCGLLNIQPVGAADPILLGLNAPRSGEYEQEGLMQVRGALMAVDEINQAGGVLRRPLAILERDTASKPAQAVSNVNELAAEGAQMLFGGASSAVAVAAGKRARDLGLLYFGTLTYSNDTTGKDAHRYMFRESYNAWMASRVLGQQLNEQMPDTRYFYVTADYTWGHTTEQSMRHFTGTDDVSEHGRTLIPFPGSMQKDLRVAMQAALDAKPEVLVLVLFGDQMVKGMRMAHQMGLTKTTQIVVPNLTLSMVEQAGPALMEGVLGASAWTWNVPYVYNHARGQAFVERFVELYQTYPSTSAASAYSIVYQWADAVARTGSLDTERLIIALEGHEYQLLKDAQSWRAFDHQNVQTVYAVRIKPRSQVMLDPLRQDYFELLAAMPGEQAAMSREQWIAERRAHNQPEQLR
- a CDS encoding GGDEF domain-containing protein; protein product: MLDVKTLMLVLAFTTALSVAGLAVAAALNRQVRAIRYWTLGLAVFVAGLVLQVASPPLPLWISAAVITQAYFVLWWGSRLYRGGNEFWGFTKVMLAILLVQGLAFFLLRDSFRYSTMLHSAIVVGLSILTIRELRLLAGFQRSLFWLWTLLWSVHGLIYLRRFFLYLLDNAYTGAGSFQAAAEIESLNYMEGIAFVYGFTLLCIVLTTRSLQDALRLQAAIDPLTGLFNRRAFEESAIRMLVAGQRNGRPVSLLLMDLDHFKAINDDHGHKAGDGVLVKFAQHLVDHTRVPDLICRFGGEEFVVLLPDTSQEQARTLAERIRSEWEKVAIQSSRGDFRATVSIGLAEATLDERENLYDLADRADQALYAAKQQGRNRILSWERGLRLAAVEPVL
- a CDS encoding glutathione S-transferase, whose protein sequence is MIVVHHLNNSRSQRILWLLEELGLEYEVRRYERDPETMLAPPELKAVHPLGKSPVITDGDLTVAESGAIIEYLVETYGQGHLAPARGTPERLRYTYWLHYAEGSAMLPLLLKLVFNRVETAPMPFFAKPFARGIARQVKGKFVEPQIIQHLNYMNNELAATGWFAGAEFSAADVQMSFPLEAAAARGGLDRQWPHLIGFLERVHDRPAYKRALERGGEYGIIG
- a CDS encoding thioesterase family protein; its protein translation is MKLRFRLLLLMLTSLFRSKQPMSHVSRLKLRVWPVDVDIKKVNIERFFAFGDLGWVSMLMDWGIFRQILTSRYAPFGKCLSLSVKGPLWLFQRFEIQTTIIWCDHYWVYAEQQFLSKGQIVAISVIKGGVLQEGRLLKVNQWMPQAELVSVLGKPELVDLYQRTEKAMWRATRG
- the exbD gene encoding TonB system transport protein ExbD, translated to MGIQFNSGPMVKRHNYQQNAEMNITPFVDVMLVLLIIFMVAAPLATVDVPVDLPSNAATPSPPPTDPVYVSVQADGLLFVQEQEIALNQLQAQILGITSGDLETRLFLRGDQAVDYGTLMRVMNTLQKAGYTRISLVASEELEP